The stretch of DNA GCGTCCGTCGGGCGCCCCGAGTAACGGCCACAGGGTAAAGAAAAGGTAATTTCACCTTCCTCGGCCCATCCGTTCACCGTCGGCCGACGAATCACGCGCGTAAGGGGTATCCGCCTCTTTGGGCCGCCGCGGGCCGGGCCCCCAGCCACCGCGACCGTCCCGCCCGCCCTTCGGAGGAGACCGCGTGAAGGAACCCGTCCACATCGGCAGCCCGCCCTCGGCAGCACCGGACCTGGAAGAGCTGCTCGGCGAGGTGGCCCGTGGTGACCAGGACGCGTTCACCGAGGTGTACAACGCGGTCAGCGGACCCGTACTCGGACTGGTACGCAGCGTGCTGCGGGACCCGGCCCAGTCGGAGGAGGTCGCCCAGGAGGTGCTGGTCGAGGTGTGGCGCACCGCCACCCGCTTCCGGCCCAACAAGGGCAGTGCCATGACCTGGATCCTCACCCTGGCCCACCGGCGGGCCGTCGACCGGGTGCGCTCCGCGCAGGCCTCGACCGACCGCGAGCGGAGGGCGGCGCTGCTTGAGCGCACACCCGCCTTCGACGAGGTGACCGAGCAGGTCGAGCGGCGTCTCGAAAGGGAGCAGGTCCGCCGCTGTCTGCGCACCCTGACCGAGCTACAGCGTGAGTCGGTGAGCCTCGCCTACTACCGGGGGCTCGCCTATCGCGAGGTGGGCGAACTGCTCTCCGTACCTCTCGGCACGGTGAAGACCAGGCTCAGGGACGGCCTGATCCGGTTGCGTGACTGCTTGGGGGTGACGGCATGACAACGGCCGAACTGCACACACTGACCGGCGCGTACGCCCTGCACGCGCTGCCGCCCGAGGAGCGGCGTGACTTCGAACGGCATCTCGCGGACTGCCCCGCCTGCGACCAGGAGGTACGTGAACTCTCCGCCACCGCGAGCCGGTTGGGCCTCGCCGTGTCGGTGGCTCCGCCCGAGACGATGAGGAGCGAAGTGCTCCGCAGGATCGGCACGGTCCGCCAGGAGGCGCCGGGCACCCCGGAACGCTCCGGTGGCCGCGGCGGCGCCCGCACGGGCAGGATCACCCGTTTCGCGTTGGCCGCCTGCGTCGCGGTGGCCGCTGCGGCGGGCGGGGTCGCGGTGTGGCAGCACCAGGAGGCCGACCGCGCCCAGCAGCGCGCCGAGGCGGGCGAGCAGCGCGGGGAGGCCGTCGCACGCGTACTGGCCGCGCCGGACGCGAAGGCCCGTAGCGGAGCCATCCAGGGCGGGGCCACCGGCACGGTGGTCGTCTCGAAGAAGCTCGACCGCGCGGTCTTCGCCGCTTCCGGGATGCCGAAGCCGCCGAGCGGCAAGGTGTACCAGCTCTGGTTCAACGACGGCGGGACGATGCGGGCCGCCGGTCTGCTGAACGCCGCGGGCGAGGGCGACGCGGTGATGATGGACGGCCATGTGGGCGTGGCCTCCGGCATGGGGGTGACGATGGAACCGGCCGGCGGATCGAAGCAGCCGACCTCCGATCCGCTCGCCCTGATGGAGTTCCCCTCGGCGTGACACCTCCGGTCGCCGTGAAGCCCCGGTCGGCGTGACGCCTCGGGGGGCTCCGGGCGGACGTGCCCGTCAGGAACGTGCCCCCTCGAACGTGCCCCCCCAGGAACGTGCCCGCCGGGGCCGCGCGGCCGGGGTCCAGGACCCGGCCCCGGAACGGGGCTGTACGGCCGGGCTCCAGGACCCGGCCCCGGAACCGGGCTGTACGGCCGGGCTCCAAGAACGGGCGCGCCCCGGGCCGGTGCCTACCGGGGTCCGGGCGCGCCGAGTCCGGACACCTGCCGAGTCCGGACACCTGCCGAGTCCGGACACCTGCTGGGCCCTGACACCTGCTGGCCCTGACCCGTGCGGGCCAGGGCGGCACAGCCGCCCCCGCCCGTGCCGAGGCAGGGACCGGAGCGGGGGGCCGTCACGGCCGTGGCTTGTCGGGATCGGGCAGGGACTTCGGCGGCAGCGGGAGGAAACCACTGGTGCGCGCCGTGTACCGCGCCCAACCCGGCCGCCCTTCCATGTGGCGTTCCAGGAGCCGTTTCCCACTGCCGCCGATGAGCAGCCAGCTCATCACCAGGGGTGAGACGACGGTCGCAGCGGCGGCGGGTCCGTGGTCGCAGACGATGAGGAAGAGCCCCCACCAGACGCAGAAGTCACCGAAGTAGTTGGGGTGGCGGGTCCAGCTCCACAGGCCCCGGTCCATGATGCGGCCCTGATGTGCCGGATCGGCCTTGAAACGGGCCAACTGCCGGTCCCCCACCGCTTCGAAAGCCATGCCCACCGCCCACAGAGCGACACCCGCCCAGGCGAAGGCGGTCGGGGCACCCCGCACGTGGAGCGCGGCCTGTACCGGTAGCGACACCAGCCACACCAGGGCGCCCTGGAGGAGATACACGGTCCGCAGGGCGTACAGGTTCCTGCTGCCCGCCGCCTTGTCCAGCATCTTCTCGTAGCGGGGGTCCTCCCCCGCGCCCCGGCCGCGCAGCGCGATGTGCACGGCGAGCCGCAGCCCCCACACGCAGGTCAGAGCGGTGACCAGGAGTTGCCGCACGGTGTCGCCCCCGCCGTCGCCGGCCGTCCGCGAGACCCCGTACGAGACGAGGGCCACCGCCACGAAGGCGAGCCCCCACGCGACATCCACGATCCGATGCTTCCCCTTGCGCACCGCGACGGCGAACGTGACGAGCATGACGGCGAGGGAGGCGCAGGCCGCGTAACCGAGGCCCCGCGCGAACTCTCCCCAGGGGAAGCCGCTCACCGGGCGGCTTCCGTCCGGACGGCAGGCGTCCTGGGCGTCGTGGCGGCGAGGCCCGCGTTCCCGTCGGCGTCCGGGCGCACGGCGAGGATCTGGTCGACACCCATCCGCCGCTGTTCGAAGGCGAGGGCGCCGCCCACGAGATAGAGCCGCCACACGCGCGCCGTCTGCTCGCCCACGAGAGCGGCGAACTCCTCCCAGCGCTCCTCCAGCGTGGCCCGCCAGGCGTCCACCGTACGGACGTAGTGCTCGCGCAGCCCCTGGACGTCACGGACTTCGAGCCCGGCCCCTTCGAGCAGCCCGACCGTCTCGCCCAGCGGACGCATGTGCATGTCGGGGGCGATGTACGACTCGATGAAGGCGCCGCCGCCGGGTGCGGTCGAGCCCCGTGACATCTGCTGGACGAGTACCCGCCCGCGCGGGCGCACCAGCCGGCGGAGCGAGGCGGCGAAGGCCGGATACGCCTCGTCGCCGACGTGCTCACCCATTTCCACGGTGGCCACGGCGTCGAAGCCGCCCTCGTCGGGGTCGAGGTCGCGGTAGTCGTGGCAGCCCACCTCCACCAGCTCGTCGAGGCCCCGCTCTGCGACCTGTTCACGCACGTACGCGGCCTGCTCCGCGGCGAGGGTCACGGCGGTGACGCGCACGCCGTGGCGCTGCGCCGCGTAGAGCGTGAGGGAGCCCCAGCCGCAGCCGATGTCGAGCAGCCGCGAACCGGGCCCGAGCCCCAGCTTGGCGCAGATCAGCTCCAGCTTGTCGCGCTGGGCGTCGGCGGAACCGTACGCGTCGTCGCCGCGCGTCCAGTAGCCGCACGAGTACGCCATCGTCTCGTCGAGGAGCAGCGAGTAGAAGGCGTTGGAGAGGTCGTAGTGATGGCTGATGGCGGCGCGGTCGCGGGCGCGGCTGTGGAGTGCGCCACCGAGTCTGGCGCGGGCGGCGGGGACCGGCGGGCGCGGGCCCGCGGCGCCGAGCCGCAGGGCGGTGCCTGCCGCACGGGCCCGGTCCCGCGCCGACAGCCTGGGCGGACGGGCACCGCGGTCGCGGGCGGCGCCCCACATCACGCGGAGCGCCTCGCCCAGCTCGCCCTCGACGTCGAGGTCACCAGTGATGTAGGCCTCTGCCAGGCCGAGTTCACCGGGTTGCCAGAGCAGTCTGCGCAGCGCCCTCCGGGAGCGTACGACCACGACGGGAGCGTGGGACGGTCCGCTCTCGCTCCCGTCCCAGGCGCGGATACGCAGCGGAGGCGGAGCGCCGAGCGCGTCCTCGACAAGGGCGGCGAGCCGCTGTGCGGCGCCGGGGCCCGCCGGGGAGCCCGCAGCGGTCGCGGTCACGGCGCGGCCTCGGGTGAAGGTCATCGGGGTGCGTCCTCCTTGGTGAGCAGGATCTGCTGGACATCGAGGTATCCGGAGCGGAAACCGGCCTCTGAGTAGGCGAGGTAGAAGGTCCACATGCGGCGGAAGGTCTCGTCGAAGCCGAGCGCCTCGACCTCGTCGGCGCGTTCGGTGAACCGCTCGCGCCAGAGCCGCAGGGTCTCCGCGTAGTGGGGGCCGAAGCCGTCCCTGCGGGCGACCCTGAGACCGGTGTGGGCGCGGGTGGTCTCCTCGATCGCCTCGACGGACGGCAGCAGCCCGCCGGGGAAGATGTACTTGTGGATCCACGTGTAGGTGGCCCTGCTCGCCAGCATCCGTGCGTGCGGCATGGTGATCGCCTGGAGCACGGCCCGGCCGCCGGGGGCCAGCCTCGCTTCGAGGGTGGCGAAGTAGACGGGCCAGAACTCCTCGCCGACCGCCTCGATCATCTCCACGCTCAGCACCGCGTCGTAGACACCCTCGGCCCGCCGGTAGTCGAGGAGTTCCACGTTCACCCGCTCCGCGTGTCCCGCCGCGCGGATGCGTTCCAGGGCGAGGTCGCGTTGTTCCGCCGAGAGGGTCAGCGAGGTGACGCGGGCGCCGCGCTCCGCGGCCCGCAGGGCGAGTTCGCCCCATCCGGTGCCGATCTCAAGGACCGTGCTGCCCTCGGTGACCTTCGCGAGGTCGAGCAGCCGGTCGATCTTGCGGTGCTGGGCCGCGGCGAGCTGCGGCCACGCGGCGGGGAACCCCCTGAAGAGCGCGGCGGAGTAGGTGAGGGTGTCGTCGAGGAAGAGCCGGAACAGGTCGTTGGAGAGGTCGTAGTGGCGGCTGATGTTGGAGCGCGCCCCCTCCGGTGTACCGCGCTGCGCCGACGGCCGGTGCGGCGCCCACAGTCCCCGCAGCCGCTGGAGCGGCCGCGGGACCAGCCCGGCCACGTGGCCCGCGAGGACGGTGAGGACCGCGACAGGATCGGGGGCGTCCCACTCCCCCGCCAGGTAGGACTCGCCGAAGCCGATCAGTCCCGCCGCGCCGATCCGCCCGTGGAACGCCTCGGGGTCACGCAGTTCCAGCAAGGGCCCGCCGAGACCGAGTTGGCGCCCACCGGGCAGCACTACGCGCAGCGGGAGCCGTTCGAGGGCGCGGCGCACCACGGCCGCCGTGAGAGCGGTCCTCACCCGTGAGACTCGGGGCGCGCGCACCACGTCGGGCCAGCGCACGGGGTCGACGGGGCGCTGCTCGGCCTTCGCGGCCGTCCCGCGAGGTCCAGGGCTCACAGACGTACTCAATGCTCCATCCCCTCCTGGGGTCGGTGTCGTGGACGTGGTTGTACGGGCAGTCCGCGCAGGAACAGCCGCACGCCGTGGATCCTGATGGCGAGGGAGACCGCCACGGTCGACCACGGGTGACGGGCGGCCTCGCGCAGCAGGGACCGCGCGGTGCCCGCCCTGCGCGTGCCGTGCACGGTCGCGATGAAGGGCGGTACGCCGTCCCGTTCGAGACGGACCGCGAGGTCGAGCCGGTCCTCCGGTTCGGGCAGCCGCATGCGGTAGCCGCCGTCGACGGGGAAGAACGGCGAGACGTAGAACTCCTTGGCGGTACGGGCCACCCCGGCCTCGTCGGGCCGCAACAGGTAGCAGTGGCGCTCGCCATAGGTGTTGTGGACCTCGGCGACGACGCAGCGCGGCTCGCCCTCGGGGCCGTGGCACCAGTAGACGGTGAGCGGGTTGAAGACGTGTCCGAGGACCCTGGCGTGCGCGAGCATCACCACCCGGCCGCCTTGGAGGTCGACGCCGTGCGCGGTGAGGAACCCTTCGAGGCCGGCCCGGATCGTCGGCGCCGTCCCGGCGAAGTGGTCCCTGGCGTCGAACCCGGCGAGGACACGCAGGGGGCGGGGGAGCCGGGGCGGCCTGTCGGGGTCGAGCAGCCACATGTAGGTGCGGTGGCGCAGGGTGTAGCGGGTGGGGGCGGTGCGGGCGTGCCGGATGGTGCAGGGGTAGAGCGCCGGAAGGTCGGGGCGACCGGCCGCGTCGGAGCCTTCGGCCGTCTCAGGGTCACAGGCCGCGTCGGAGCCCTCGGCCGTCTCAGGGTCACAAGCCGCGTCGGAGCCCTCGGCCGTCTCAGGGTCAGTGGGAGTCTCGGCACCACGGGCCGCATCGGCACCACGGGCCGCATCGGCACCACCGGCCGCATGGGTACCACCGGCCGCCTCGGGACCACCGGGCACATGGGCGTCACCGGCCGCCTCGGGACCACCGGGCACATGGGAACCACCGGCCGCCTCGGGACCACCGGGCACATGGGCACCACCGGCCGCCTCGGGACCACCGGGCACATGGGAACCACCGGCCGCCTCGGGACCACCGGCCGCCTCGGGACCAGCAGCCACCTCAGTACCGCCGGCCTGGTCGGCGCCACCGGCCGCATCGGCACCACAGGACGGCCCATGCCGATCACCCACGTCACGGCGATCAGCCGCATCGAGGCGATCAGCCACGTCGCGGCGATCAGCCGCATCGAGGTGACCGGTCGCGTCGAGGTGACCGGTCGCGTCGACGGGGCTGGCCTCGGACTCCGGGGACGCGGCCCGTCCGTGGCCGCCGCTCACCAGTCCACCCCCAGGGCCTTGGCCGCGGCCACCCCCGAGCGGCAGCCGTCCTCGTGGAATCCCCAGCCGTGGTAGGCACCGGCGAAGGCGGTGACGGGCCCGCTCAGGGCGGGCAGGCGACGCTGGGCCGCGACCGACTCCGGTGTGTGGACGGGGTGTTCGTACACCATGCGGGCGAGGACCCGGCCGTCGGCCACCCGGTCGGCGCCGTTCAGGGTCACCACGAAGGTCTCGGGCGCGTCGAGTCGCTGGAGCCTGTTCATGTCGTAGCTCACGAGCACCCGTTCCGCGCCCGCGTCGCAGGACGGCATCAGGTAGTTCCAGGAGGCGCGGGCCCCCTTGGGCCGGGGCAGCGGCGCGGTGTCGGTGTGCAGCAAGGTCGGGTTGCGCGAGTATCGGAAGGCGCCAAGTGTGCGCCGCTCCTCCTCGGTGGGGTCGGCGAGCAGCCGCAGTGCCTGGTCCGGATGGACGGCGATGACGACCGCGTCGTAACTCCTGGTGTCGCCGTCCTCCGTGGTGACCTCGGCGCCCCGTCCCGTGCGCCGCACGGCGCGTACCGGGGTCGCCTCCCGTACCTCCGTGACCTCTTTGGCGACCCGGTCGACGTACTCCCGCGAACCGCCCGTGACCGTACGCCACACGGGAGAGCCGGTGACCGAGAGGAGCCCGTGGTGGTCGAGGAACCGGAAGAGGTAGCGGGCCGGGTACCGCAGCGCGGTCACCGCGTCGCACGACCAGACCGCGGAGACCACCGGTGTCATGAAGTGGGCGACGAAGTAGCGGGAGAAACCGCCGCGGGCGAGGAAGGCGCTCAGTGTGAGCGCGTCACCGCCCCCGTCGTCGAGCAGGGCACGCGCGGCCCGGTGAAAACGCGGGACCTCGGTGAGCATCCGCAGATAGCGGCGGTTGAAGGCGTTGCGCGGCTGGGCGAAGAGCCCGGCCAGTCCCCGGGCGCCCGCGTAGACGAGGCCGCAGCCCTCACACCGGACGGACATGCTCATCTCCGACTCCTGAGTGGCCACCCCGAGTTCGTCGAAGAGGCGCAGCAGGTTCGGATAGGTACGTCGGTTGTGGACGATGAAACCGGAGTCGACCCGGTGGGTGCGGCCGTCGGCGGACGGTATCTCGTGGGTGTGGGCGTGCCCGCCGAGCCGTCCGTCGGCCTCGTGGAGCGTGACGTCATGAGCCCGCCCGAGGATGTGGGCGGCCGTCAGCCCCGCGACTCCGCTGCCGATCACGGCCGTACGGCGGCGCTGTGCTGGCATCCCTGACCCTCCTTCACCGGCCCCGGTCGGAGCCGTCAGGTGTCCTTCGGAGCGGCGTGCGGCGCGGATGGGTCAGACAGTGATCTTTCCTCGAACGGGTGAATACCGATCTCGGA from Streptomyces tsukubensis encodes:
- a CDS encoding sigma-70 family RNA polymerase sigma factor, with translation MKEPVHIGSPPSAAPDLEELLGEVARGDQDAFTEVYNAVSGPVLGLVRSVLRDPAQSEEVAQEVLVEVWRTATRFRPNKGSAMTWILTLAHRRAVDRVRSAQASTDRERRAALLERTPAFDEVTEQVERRLEREQVRRCLRTLTELQRESVSLAYYRGLAYREVGELLSVPLGTVKTRLRDGLIRLRDCLGVTA
- a CDS encoding anti-sigma factor is translated as MTTAELHTLTGAYALHALPPEERRDFERHLADCPACDQEVRELSATASRLGLAVSVAPPETMRSEVLRRIGTVRQEAPGTPERSGGRGGARTGRITRFALAACVAVAAAAGGVAVWQHQEADRAQQRAEAGEQRGEAVARVLAAPDAKARSGAIQGGATGTVVVSKKLDRAVFAASGMPKPPSGKVYQLWFNDGGTMRAAGLLNAAGEGDAVMMDGHVGVASGMGVTMEPAGGSKQPTSDPLALMEFPSA
- a CDS encoding DUF1295 domain-containing protein, with product MSGFPWGEFARGLGYAACASLAVMLVTFAVAVRKGKHRIVDVAWGLAFVAVALVSYGVSRTAGDGGGDTVRQLLVTALTCVWGLRLAVHIALRGRGAGEDPRYEKMLDKAAGSRNLYALRTVYLLQGALVWLVSLPVQAALHVRGAPTAFAWAGVALWAVGMAFEAVGDRQLARFKADPAHQGRIMDRGLWSWTRHPNYFGDFCVWWGLFLIVCDHGPAAAATVVSPLVMSWLLIGGSGKRLLERHMEGRPGWARYTARTSGFLPLPPKSLPDPDKPRP
- a CDS encoding class I SAM-dependent methyltransferase, which encodes MTATAAGSPAGPGAAQRLAALVEDALGAPPPLRIRAWDGSESGPSHAPVVVVRSRRALRRLLWQPGELGLAEAYITGDLDVEGELGEALRVMWGAARDRGARPPRLSARDRARAAGTALRLGAAGPRPPVPAARARLGGALHSRARDRAAISHHYDLSNAFYSLLLDETMAYSCGYWTRGDDAYGSADAQRDKLELICAKLGLGPGSRLLDIGCGWGSLTLYAAQRHGVRVTAVTLAAEQAAYVREQVAERGLDELVEVGCHDYRDLDPDEGGFDAVATVEMGEHVGDEAYPAFAASLRRLVRPRGRVLVQQMSRGSTAPGGGAFIESYIAPDMHMRPLGETVGLLEGAGLEVRDVQGLREHYVRTVDAWRATLEERWEEFAALVGEQTARVWRLYLVGGALAFEQRRMGVDQILAVRPDADGNAGLAATTPRTPAVRTEAAR
- a CDS encoding SAM-dependent methyltransferase, giving the protein MSPGPRGTAAKAEQRPVDPVRWPDVVRAPRVSRVRTALTAAVVRRALERLPLRVVLPGGRQLGLGGPLLELRDPEAFHGRIGAAGLIGFGESYLAGEWDAPDPVAVLTVLAGHVAGLVPRPLQRLRGLWAPHRPSAQRGTPEGARSNISRHYDLSNDLFRLFLDDTLTYSAALFRGFPAAWPQLAAAQHRKIDRLLDLAKVTEGSTVLEIGTGWGELALRAAERGARVTSLTLSAEQRDLALERIRAAGHAERVNVELLDYRRAEGVYDAVLSVEMIEAVGEEFWPVYFATLEARLAPGGRAVLQAITMPHARMLASRATYTWIHKYIFPGGLLPSVEAIEETTRAHTGLRVARRDGFGPHYAETLRLWRERFTERADEVEALGFDETFRRMWTFYLAYSEAGFRSGYLDVQQILLTKEDAPR
- a CDS encoding DUF1365 domain-containing protein; the protein is MRHARTAPTRYTLRHRTYMWLLDPDRPPRLPRPLRVLAGFDARDHFAGTAPTIRAGLEGFLTAHGVDLQGGRVVMLAHARVLGHVFNPLTVYWCHGPEGEPRCVVAEVHNTYGERHCYLLRPDEAGVARTAKEFYVSPFFPVDGGYRMRLPEPEDRLDLAVRLERDGVPPFIATVHGTRRAGTARSLLREAARHPWSTVAVSLAIRIHGVRLFLRGLPVQPRPRHRPQEGMEH
- a CDS encoding NAD(P)/FAD-dependent oxidoreductase; the protein is MPAQRRRTAVIGSGVAGLTAAHILGRAHDVTLHEADGRLGGHAHTHEIPSADGRTHRVDSGFIVHNRRTYPNLLRLFDELGVATQESEMSMSVRCEGCGLVYAGARGLAGLFAQPRNAFNRRYLRMLTEVPRFHRAARALLDDGGGDALTLSAFLARGGFSRYFVAHFMTPVVSAVWSCDAVTALRYPARYLFRFLDHHGLLSVTGSPVWRTVTGGSREYVDRVAKEVTEVREATPVRAVRRTGRGAEVTTEDGDTRSYDAVVIAVHPDQALRLLADPTEEERRTLGAFRYSRNPTLLHTDTAPLPRPKGARASWNYLMPSCDAGAERVLVSYDMNRLQRLDAPETFVVTLNGADRVADGRVLARMVYEHPVHTPESVAAQRRLPALSGPVTAFAGAYHGWGFHEDGCRSGVAAAKALGVDW